One Theropithecus gelada isolate Dixy chromosome 17, Tgel_1.0, whole genome shotgun sequence genomic region harbors:
- the CYSLTR2 gene encoding cysteinyl leukotriene receptor 2 — MERKFMSLHPSISVSEMEPNGTFSSNNNSTNCTIENFKREFFPVVYLIIFVWGVLGNGLSVYVFLQPYKKSTSVNVFMLNLAISDLLFISTLPFRADYYLRGSDWIFGDLACRIMSYSLYVNMYSSIYFLTVLSVVRFLATVHPFRLLHVTSIRSAWILCGIIWIFTMASSVMLLNNGSEQKGSVISCLELNLYTITKLQTMNYIALVVGFLLPFFTLSICYLLIIRALLKVEVPESGLRVSHRKALTTIIITLIIFFLCFLPYHTLRTLHLVTWKVDICKDRLHKAVVITLALAAANTCFNPLLYYFAGENFKDRLRSALRKGHP; from the coding sequence ATGGAAAGAAAATTTATGTCCTTGCATCCATCCATCTCCGTATCAGAAATGGAACCAAATGGCACCTTCAGCAGTAACAACAACAGCACAAACTGCACAATTGAAAACTTCAAGAGAGAATTTTTCCCAGTTGTATATCTGATAATATTTGTCTGGGGAGTCTTGGGAAATGGCTTGTCTGTATATGTTTTCCTGCAGCCTTATAAGAAGTCCACATCTGTGAATGTTTTCATGCTAAATCTGGCCATTTCCGATCTCCTGTTCATAAGCACACTTCCCTTCAGGGCTGACTATTATCTTAGAGGCTCCGACTGGATATTTGGAGACCTGGCCTGCAGGATTATGTCTTATTCCTTGTATGTCAACATGTACAGCAGTATTTATTTCCTGACCGTGCTGAGTGTTGTGCGTTTCCTGGCAACTGTTCACCCCTTTCGGCTTCTGCATGTCACCAGCATCAGGAGTGCCTGGATCCTATGTGGGATCATATGGATCTTTACCATGGCTTCCTCAGTAATGCTCCTCAACAATGGCTCTGAGCAGAAGGGCAGTGTCATATCATGCTTAGAGCTGAATCTCTACACAATTACTAAGCTGCAGACCATGAACTATATTGCCTTAGTGGTGGGCTTCCTGCTGCCGTTTTTCACACTCAGCATCTGTTATCTGCTGATCATTCGGGCTCTGTTAAAAGTGGAGGTCCCAGAATCGGGGCTGCGGGTTTCTCACAGGAAGGCACtgaccaccatcatcatcaccttgATCATCTTCTTCTTGTGCTTCCTGCCCTATCACACACTGAGGACCCTTCACTTGGTGACATGGAAAGTGGATATATGCAAAGACAGGCTGCATAAAGCTGTGGTTATCACACTGGCCTTGGCGGCAGCCAATACGTGCTTCAATCCTCTGCTCTATTACTTTGCTGGGGAGAATTTTAAGGACAGACTAAGGTCTGCACTCCGAAAAGGCCATCCATAG